Proteins found in one Primulina eburnea isolate SZY01 chromosome 16, ASM2296580v1, whole genome shotgun sequence genomic segment:
- the LOC140816049 gene encoding uncharacterized protein, whose product MENPYAFESVSKSFQDIMENQIAFGGKTMVLVAIFDKCYRLLNESQRQNKLLQVFQCQHSAQDIEFSQFLLRIGDGLQHTVNRDFLKLPDSVIIPWEGEQSIHMLIDSIFPNMINHVNDEKYIVDRAIITPKNVDVDNINQMFILKFPGEKKEYTSWDSVEDDNHNIFQE is encoded by the coding sequence ATGGAAAATCCCTATGCTTTTGAATCCGTCAGTAAGAGTTTCCAAGATATTATGGAAAATCAAATAGCGTTTGGAGGGAAGACAATGGTTTTGGTGGCGATTTTTGACAAGTGTTACCGGTTGTTAAACGAGAGTCAAAGGCAGAACAAATTGCTGCAAGTATTTCAATGTCAGCATTCTGCTCAAGATATTGAGTTCTCGCAATTTCTCTTGCGCATAGGTGATGGATTGCAACATACTGTGAATCGTGATTTCTTAAAATTACCAGATTCAGTTATCATACCGTGGGAAGGAGAACAATCAATTCATATGTTGATTGATTCTATTTTTCCTAATATGATAAATCATGTTAATGATGAAAAATATATAGTTGATAGAGCCATCATCACACCAAAAAATGTTGATGTCGACAATATTAATCAAATGTTCATTCTCAAGTTTCCTGGAGAGAAAAAAGAGTATACCTCTTGGGATAGTGTAGAAGACGACAATCACAATATTTTTCAAGAATAA